From Methanomassiliicoccales archaeon, one genomic window encodes:
- a CDS encoding DUF1294 domain-containing protein gives MDSLYFIILVSVVFILNMYSFLLFRSDKMRAMNQKWRVSESKLLVASFFGPFGAYAGMKRFRHKTQKLKFKLVAVFLIIQIIVILFALVYIIWPDILDPYIPFSL, from the coding sequence ATGGACTCGCTGTACTTCATCATTCTGGTCTCGGTCGTGTTCATACTGAACATGTACTCGTTCCTTCTTTTCAGGAGCGATAAGATGCGTGCAATGAATCAGAAATGGAGAGTCTCAGAGAGCAAACTACTGGTAGCCTCATTTTTCGGTCCGTTCGGTGCCTATGCGGGGATGAAGAGATTCCGGCACAAGACACAGAAATTGAAGTTCAAACTGGTGGCCGTCTTCCTGATCATCCAGATAATCGTGATACTGTTCGCCTTGGTCTACATCATATGGCCAGATATACTCGATCCATATATTCCGTTCTCTCTCTGA